In one Lycium barbarum isolate Lr01 chromosome 7, ASM1917538v2, whole genome shotgun sequence genomic region, the following are encoded:
- the LOC132601677 gene encoding uncharacterized protein LOC132601677, producing MTDNHKGWHEKLPYALLGYRTTARTLTGATPYLSVHRTKAVIPAEVAIPSLRIIQKAELDNTEWVRARYEKLALIDEKKDSCHMSRLAVPQRMSRGFDKRIRTRFFQIGKMVLKRFFPHQDEYKGKFSPNWQGPYVFCKVLSEGMVVLAEMDGQEWPKPINLDAIKRYYI from the coding sequence atgactgataatcataaaggttgGCACGAGAAGTTGCCTTATGCTTTACTGGGATACCGTACTACAGCCAGAACTTTAACAGGAGCAACTCCATACTTGTCGGTCCATAGAACTAAAGCAGTCATACCTGCTGAAGTTGCGATACCTTCCCTGAGAATCATTCAAAAAGCAGAATTAGACAATACTGAATGGGTCCGAGCTCGATATGAGAAATTGGCTTTAATTGACGAGAAAAAGGATAGTTGCCATATGTCACGACTAGCTGTACCGCAAAGGATGTCAAGAGGCTTCGACAAGCGAATCAGGACCAGATTTTTTCAGATTGGGAAAATGGTGCTCAAAAGATTTTTTCCacatcaagatgaatacaaagggaagttTTCTCCCAACTGGCAAGGTCCCTATGTGTTCTGCAAAGTACTCTCCGAAGGAATGGTAGTATTGGCAgaaatggacggacaagagtggccgAAGCCAATCAACTTAGATGCAATTAAGCGCTACTACATATAA